The DNA sequence GCGAGCCCGTGCTCATAAAGATCAGAATGAACAGGAAAATTTGCTTCTTGAAGAGGAAGCTTACGTTGTTCAAAAAGACAACGGAACAACCTATATTCTTAGAAAAAGTGATTTAGAAAAGCGTTTTTATTGGGCATGTAAACGTTTCTCTAAAACTACAGATTCTCAATTGCTTGCAGATATGGCATTTACGAATCTTTATTCAGGAATCAAGGAAGAAGAGGTAACGACAGCATGCATTATGGCTGCACGTGCCAATATCGAAAGGGAGCCAGATTATGCTTTTATTGCAGCTGAACTCTTAACCAGTGCTTTGTACCAGGAGACCTTAGGGTGCAATGTTGATGATCCTAATTTAGCAGAAGTACATAAAAAGCACTTTAAAGAGTATATTCTTAATGGAGAAAAATATCGCTTAAACCCTCAATTGAAAGATTATGACCTCGATGCTCTTAGCGAAGTTCTCGATCTGTCGAGAGATCAACGGTTTTCTTATATGGGAGTACAAAACCTCTATGATCGCTATTTTAATCTCTACGAAGGACGACGTTTAGAAACTGCTCAGATTTTCTGGATGCGGGTTTCTATGGGCTTAGCTTTAAATGAAGGAGCACAAAAAAACTTCTGGGCAATCACTTTTTATAATCTATTATCAACGTTTCGTTACACTCCAGCAACTCCTACCTTGTTCAACTCTGGAATGTGTCATTCGCAACTTAGCTCCTGCTACCTTTCTACAGTTAAGGATGACTTAAGTCATATTTATAAGGTGATTTCTGATAATGCTCTTCTTTCTAAATGGGCGGGAGGAATTGGAAATGATTGGACCAATGTTCGTGCTACAGGAGCTGTCATTAAAGGAACGAATGGAAAAAGTCAAGGCGTTATTCCTTTCATCAAGGTTGCTAATGATACTGCAATTGCTGTGAATCAGGGAGGGAAGCGTAAGGGCGCGACGTGTGTATATTTAGAAAATTGGCACTTAGATTACGAAGACTTTTTAGAACTTCGGAAGAATACAGGAGATGAGCGTCGTAGAACTCATGATATCAATACAGCAAGTTGGATTCCAGATCTCTTTTTTAAGAGATTAGAAAAAAAAGCCATGTGGACGCTTTTCAGTCCTGATGATGTTCCAGGTTTACATGAAGCTTATGGATTAGAGTTTGAAAAGCTCTATGAAGAATACGAACGTAAGGCTGAATCTGGAGAGATCCGACTCTATAAGCAAATTGAGTGTGAAGTTCTTTGGCGTAAAATGTTAAGCATGCTTTATGAAACAGGCCATCCCTGGATAACATTTAAAGATCCTTCCAATATTCGCTCAAATCAAGACCATGTCGGGATAGTACATTGTTCCAATCTTTGCACAGAAATCCTATTAAATTGTTCAGAATCTGAAACCGCAGTCTGTAATCTGGGATCTATAAATTTGGTAGAGCATATCGATAACGGACAGTTAGATGAAGAGAAGCTACACGAAACCATCTCAATAGCTATCCGTATTTTGGATAATGTTATTGATTTGAATTTCTATCCTACATCAGAGGCTAAACAAGCGAATTTAACTCACAGAGCTTTAGGATTGGGAATTATGGGATTCCAAGATGTACTTTATGAGTTAAATATCAGTTATGCTTCTCAAGAAGCAGTCGAGTTTTCTGATGAATGCTCTGAGATAATCGCATACTATGCTATTTTATCCTCGAGTCTACTTGCTAAGGAACGTGGAACCTATGCTTCATATTTAGGATCCAAATGGGATCGTGGCTATTTGCCATTAGATACTATCGAACTTCTTAAAGAAACTCGTGGAGATCATAATGTTCTTGTAGACACATCAAGTAAAAAAGACTGGTCTATAGTTCGTGAGACTATTCAAAAATATGGCATGAGAAATAGTCAAGTAATGGCGATTGCTCCTACTGCAACGATCTCTAATATTATAGGAGTGACGCAATCTATAGAGCCGACATACAAGCATTTATTTGTAAAATCCAATCTTTCAGGGGAATTTACTATTCCCAACACCTACCTGATTAAAAAGCTAAAGGATCTAGGCCTTTGGGATGCGGAAATGTTAGATGACCTGAAATATTTTGATGGATCTTTATTAGAAATTGAAAGAATTCCTAATCATTTAAAAAAGATTTTTCTTACAGCATTTGAAATCGAACCTGAATGGATCATAGAATGTGCCTCTAGAAGGCAAAAATGGATTGATATGGGAATTTCTCTAAACCTATATCTCGCTGAACCTGATGGGAAGAAGTTATCAAGTATGTATCTAATGGCCTGGAAAAAAGGGTTAAAGACGACCTATTACTTGAGATCTCAAGCTGCAACATCGGTAGAGAAGTCTTTTATAGATATCAATAAACGAGGGATTCAACCTCGTTGGATGAAGAATAAATCAGCATCCACGAGTATTGTAGTAGAAAGAACAACCACCCCCGTTTGCTCAATGGAAGAAGGTTGCGAATCTTGTCAATAACGAAAAAAAAAGAGGAGCTAAAATGGAAGCAGATATTTTAGATGGTAAAAACAAACGGGTAGAGATCAATAAAAAAGCATTGGTGAACTGTAATCAAGTCGATGTCAACCAGCTAGTCCCGATTAAGTATAAGTGGGCTTGGGAACACTACCTTAATGGATGTGCTAATAACTGGCTACCTACTGAAGTTCCGATGGCTAGAGATATCGAATTATGGAAATCAGACGAGTTGTCAGAAGATGAGCGTAGGGTGATTTTATTAAACTTGGGATTTTTTAGTACTGCAGAGAGCCTTGTGGGGAATAACATTGTTCTTGCTATCTTTAAACATATCACTAATCCCGAAGCAAGACAGTATTTACTGCGACAGGCTTTTGAAGAAGCTGTCCATACACATACGTTCCTATATATTTGTGAATCTTTGGGTCTTGATGAAAGAGAGGTGTTCAATGCTTATAATGAAAGAGCCTCTATTAAGGCTAAAGATGATTTTCAAATGAGGCTAACTGGGGATGTTCTTGATTCTAATTTCTCTGTGCGGTCTACAGATGGCCTTGCACAATTTATTAAAAATTTAGTTGGGTACTACATCATTATGGAAGGAATATTCTTCTATAGTGGATTTGTAATGATTCTCTCTTTCCATAGACAGAACAAAATGACAGGAATTGGAGAGCAATATCAATATATCCTTAGAGATGAAACGATTCATCTAAACTTTGGTATTGATCTTATCAATGGAATTAAAGAAGAAAACCCTGGAGTTTGGACTAACGAATTACAAGAAGAAATTGTAGCTCTTATTGAAGAAGCTGTTGAGCTTGAAATTGAATATGCGAAAGATTGTTTACCTCGAGGAATCCTAGGACTCAAGTCTTCTATGTTCATAGATTACGTTCGTCATATTGCTGATCGTCGCTTAGAGAGAATTGGTCTGAAGCCTATCTATCATGCAAGAAATCCCTTCCCTTGGATGAGCGAAACTATAGATCTCAATAAAGAAAAAAACTTTTTTGAGACTCGGGTTACCGAATACCAAACTGCTGGTAATTTAAATTGGTAATTTAAATTGGTAATTTAAATTTTTTTTAATAAGCATTCTAGACGATCATCTTAAAGACGATAGTTTAGAATGTTTCTTGCTCATTCAATATAAGAAAGTCCTTAGAGAAAACTTCAAGAACTTCTATACTACTCTAAAGCGCATAGCATCTTTCTTGTTTTATGAAACCGCAAGATTTATCCCCCCCATTTTTATGGAAAGAACGCCATCCTTGTATTCAGAGCGGGGTTTTTTATGTTCCAAAGTATTATTTTGAGCACGCTAGTTTTTCAAAAGCTTATTATGAAGATTTCTTTCAAAACTATACTTCTATAGCTTGTGAATTATGTTCTGGTAATGGTGATTGGATAATTGCTGAAGCGCAAAAAAATCCTCATATGCTTTGGATAGCTGTAGAACAGCGCTTTGATAGGGTAAGGAAAATCTGGTCAAAAATGATGAATCATCGTGTCACAAACCTAAGAATTGTCTGCGGGACAGCGGAGACCTTTTTCCAATACTATGTCCCTAACCAGTTTTTGCAGCGGCTTGTTGTTAATTTTCCAGATCCATGGCCAAAATCTCGCCATCGTAAACATAGACTCTTCCAGCCACAGTTTGTTCAAGAAATAGCTCGTACCCTAGAAGATTCAGCAGTTCTTACTTTGGTTACCGATGCTAAACCCTATCTTCTTGAATCTATAGCGGCCTTGCAAGCCTTCCTGACCTCAACAATCAAGACGCCTCACTATATAAAAATAACAGATAATTATGGTAACTCTTGGTTTGAAAACCTATGGCGCGCAAAAGGACAAGACATTTTTTATACGGAATTTACAAAGAAAGCTGGGATATAGCTGACTTGAACAGCTGACCTTCACGATGTCAACGTGACGCTCTAACCAACTGAGCTAATACCCCGCCCATAATATCCTACTCACAAAATAGTATCTTTGCAATAGGCTTCTTTATGTCTACATATCACATGCTATTTACGCATAATATCATTCATATTGCACATGAAATTTTTAAAATAAAAGTGTCTCCTGGAGATACAGTGATTGATGCAACTTGTGGCAACGGTAAAGATAGCCTTATTTTAGCTCAGTTACTCCAAGGACAAGGCAAGCTCGTTGTCTACGATATCCAAAAGGAAGCTTTGAACAGTGCTCGAGTATTGTTTCAACAACACCTATCTAAACAAGAACAAGCAGTTATTCAAATGAAAGAAGAGTCTCATGAGTATTTCACAGAGAAGGATGTTCAGCTTATCCATTATAACTTGGGCTATCTTCCTAGAGGGAATAGGGCAGTCACAACACTAGAAACAACTACAAAAACTAGCTTAGAATGTGCTTTAAAGATAGTATCCTTAGATGGACTCATTACTATTATATGTTACCCAGGGCATCCAGAGGGGGAAAAAGAGACTTTTGCTGTAGAAGGGGTAGCAAAATCTTTGGATCCTAAACAATGGCTTGTAAGCTCGTTTTATATAATTAATCGATGCCGAGCACCTCGACTCTTTATTTTTCAACGACAGGGGACTGAGCGATAGGTTGATAAGGAATAATACGGATCTCATGCTCGAGATCTATACCTCGAGTTTTTAAAGTTGATTTGATGATTTCTATCAGCTGCTTTACTTCATCAGAAGTTGCCTTTCCTGTATTGACAATGAAATTACCATGCATTGGAGAAATTTGAGCTCCTCCTATCACTAGTCCTTTTAACCCAGCTTCGTCGATAAGTCTTCCAGCAGAGATGCCTTCTGGGTTACGGAAAATACAGCCAGCAGAAGGCTGTGTGTAGGGTTGTGTGAGTAGTCGTTGTTGAAGAAGCTGTTTTGCATAGTAGGCTGACGCTTGCTTTTTTGAGAGCTGAAAAGTTGCTGACAAAATAAATTCCTGTTGTCTATGGAAGCGAGAAGATCGATAGCTTAGTTCTAACTCTTCTACGGAGTAGGAACAAAGTTTTCCTTCGGAATTAATCGTCTCAACGTTTTTCACCACAGAAGATATATTAACCTCATTCGTTCCTGCATTCATAAAGATAGCCCCACCGACAGATCCGGGAATACCTGCAGCAAACTCTAATCCTGAATATCCTTCATAAGCAGTAGTTTTTCCTAAAGCAGAAAAGGAGAGACCAGAATAAGCTTTAATGCAGGCGTCTTCTAGAAATTTTTTTCCATAGATAGCATTATAAAGGACAAAACCATCAAAGCCGCGATCATCAAACAAACAGTTTGAGCCTTTGCCTAAAATAAGAAAGGGATAATTTATCGAATGTAAGAAGCGAATAACCTCACGAGCTTCATCAATTGTATGAACGGCTTTAAAATAATTCGCAGGCCCTCCAATCCGGAAGGTTGAGTATCTATTTAACCATACACTACGACGAACAGGAAAAGGGAAATGAATAAATCCAGATTCTTGCATTTGGCGGACCTCTCAGTCTAGATTAATTGGTTGAAGAGAAGTTTCAAGAGTTTTCATTTGGAGGTAACTTTGTGAAAATGTCATTTAAAACTGCATGAATGAAAGGACATGCTTCTGAATAACTAAATTTTTTGACCAAACGAATTGCTTCTGCAATCAGAATCCCTCCGTTAATAGGCTGCTTATAAAGATATTCAAAGAGAGTCAAGCGTAAAACATTTTTTTCCATGAGATCTAAACTATCAAAGGGCTTGTTGTTCAGAGCATTTTCAATAATTAAATCTAACTCGGAGGATTTTTCTAAGACTTTCTTAGTGTGATTTAAGGCTAGAAGGACGTGTTTCTGAGATACTGCAGTTTGTGACATAAGTAGAGGCACTAAGCTTTCTTCTGTTGAAGGGGCCATATCCAGTGCATACAACATCTGCAAGATAATTTCCCGCATTTTTTGTTGAGGAAATTCTTTAGGAATCGAAATAGGGGACCCCGAAAGTTTGTCAGGACTCAATGTAGCCATGATAAGCAACCAAAAAATAGTTAATAATACACATTTAACTGCTAAAGAGGTCCTTAGCTAAGGAGTTGTGGGAAAAAAACAAGGTTATCTACTAGAAAGTTTTAATTGCAACAAAAACTTCTTAGTTGAAAAATATACTTTGTTTTCAGAACCTACTTATTTTCTCATTTAGGGAAAGAGCTGGTAAAGATTTATTATAAAATTTTAATTTGCAAAGACAACTAGGATAGTTATAAGAAAGGGATTTCCATTGCTTTTCTTTTCCTAATACCCTAAGATAGCCTTCTTCTTGTCTAGAATGGATAAAAGATCAGATTGTCTTTTCTGGAACACACGGTGCTTTCAGACCATAGCGATTGTCTTAACAAGAAATTGAGATAGAGTGTGGCATTAAATTTTAAGATTAACAGGCAAATACGAGCTCCTAAAGTTCGTCTCATCGGTTCGGCGGGAGAACAGCTAGGAATACTTGCTATCAAAGATGCTTTGGATTTGGCCCGAGAAGCGGGTCTTGATTTAGTTGAAGTGGCTTCAAATAGCGAGCCTCCTGTATGTAAGATTATGGATTACGGTAAATATCGTTATGATCTGACAAAAAAGGAGAAAGACAGCAAAAAGGCTCAACACCAGGTACGCATAAAAGAAGTTAAGCTTAAGCCTAACATAGATGAAAATGACTTTTTAACTAAGCTCAAGCAAGCGCGTACGTTTGTTGAAAAAGGAAATAAAGTAAAAATTACATGCATGTTCCGAGGTAGAGAACTAGCCTATCCAGAACATGGTTTTAAAATTGTTCAAAAAATGAGTCAGGGTTTAGAGGATATTGGTTTTGTTGAGGCGGAACCAAAGTTGGCCGGTCGTTCTCTGATCTGTGTTGTGGCTCCAGGAGCAGTGAAAACAAAGAAAAAACAGGAAAAGTCTTATGCCCAAGATGAAAAGTAATAAGTCTGTTGCAGCGCGTTTTAAATTAACAGGCTCAGGCCAGTTGAAAAGGACTCGTCCAGGAAAAAGGCATAAGTTGTCTAAAAAGTCTTCGCAAGAAAAACGTAATTTATCTAAGCAGCCTCTTGTTGATAAGGGCCAGGTGGGTATGTATAAGCGAATGATGCTTGTTTAAAGGTAGGGAATTTTAATTATGGTAAGAGCAACAGGTTCAGTAGCTTCTAGGCGTCGTCGTAAACGTATATTAAAGCAAGCTAAAGGTTTCTGGGGAGATAGAAAAGGGCATATTCGTCAAAGCCGCTCTAGTGTCATGCGTGCCATGGCATTCAATTATATGCATAGAAAAGATCGTAAAGGTGATTTTCGTAGTCTTTGGATTGCTCGTCTTAATGTTGCCTCGAGAATCCACGGTCTATCTTATAGTCGTTTAATTAATGGATTAAAGTGCGCTAATGTTTCTCTAAATAGAAAGATGCTTTCGGAAATAGCTATTCATAATCCTGAAGGGTTTGCTGAAATTGCAAACCAAGCTAAAAAAGCTTTGGAAGCGGCAGTTTAAAGATCAGGGTTCCTATGAAAATAGAAGAAGAGCTTGAGGTTGTAAAACAGCAATTCCATTCTGAATTAGGTCAGGTGGCTTCTTCTAAAGCACTTGCAGACATTAAGGTCCGCTACTTAGGGAAAAAAGGCATTTTCCGTTGTTTTTCTGAAAAATTAAAGCAATATCCAGATAAAGCAAGGATTGGTGCTCTTATAAATGATTGTAAGACCTATATAGAGGGTTCTCTCCAAGAAAAAAGTCTTGCAATTCTTACTCTCGAGGAAACCGAGTTATTTTCTAAAGAAAAAATAGATGTTTCCCTTCCAGGAGATTTTCAGTATCGTGGTGGCAGACATATTTTAAAACGTATCCTTGATGATATTGTTGATGTCTTTGTTCGCTTGGGGTTCTCTGTTCGAGAGGCCCCAAATATTGAAAATGAAGCTAACAATTTTACCCTACTTAATTTTACTGAGAATCATCCTGCAAGGCAGATGCATGACACCTTCTATTTGGATCCTAAAACAGTATTAAGAACACACACATCGAATGTGCAGGCTCGTGAACTGAAAAAACAAAACCCACCAATTAAAGTTGTTGCTCCTGGTTTATGTTTCCGTAATGAAGATATTTCAGCACGCTCTCACATGCTTTTCCATCAGGTTGAGGCATTTTATATAGATCATAATGTAAACTTTTCAGACTTGACTGCAATTCTAAGTGCGTTTTACCATTCCTTTTTTCAAAGAAAAGTAGAGTTGCGTTTTAGGCACAGTTACTTTCCTTTTGTTGAACCAGGTATAGAAGTGGATGTCTCTTGTGAATGTCTTGACAAGGGGTGTGCTCTTTGTAAGCATACAGGATGGCTAGAAGTTGCAGGGGCAGGGATGATCCATCCACAGGTATTGCGTAATGGGGATATTGATCCTGAAATCTATTCTGGGTATGCTGTTGGTATGGGAATCGAAAGATTAGTCATGTTACAGCACGGTATCTCCGATATCCGTCTGTTCAGCGAAAATGATCAGAGGTTTTTACAACAATTCATTTAAGGAAGAATGGCAGAGCGGTTTAATGCACCTGTCTTGAAAACAGGAGACCTGAAAGGGTCCGGGGGTTCGAATCCCTCTTCTTCCGTTTCCTTCTCATAGAAAATTTGTTAGGTTGACAGGCTTTTTAGCTAAAAACTGTTACCTGCTTATACTCAATGTTTCTATCTTTTTTGTTTTTCTTAAATTAGTTATTTTGAACGATTCGTATTTTTATTTATTTTTAATATTTGCAAATTAACTATTTGTAACTTTCGTTTTATTTGCTTTCTCAAATTAGTTGATGATTAATTTATTTTTATAATAAATTAGAAAAACGATCTTATAAAAAATAATTCAACTTTTTTAGTTCTCTCGAGGAGGTAGAATGAAAAGGTCTCGACGTAACTTTGAGCAGGCTCTAAAAGATTTAGAAAGGCTCAAACAGATTTCCTTGTCTACCTCCGATGATTCTTATCTCAATAATCCTGCGCGTGTTAGTCAGAGAAAGCAAGCATACTCTTCTGTGATAGAAATGAAAGAAGCCTTAAAAAATGTTGAAAATTATTTACTTGAGGCTAGCTGTGTTTCTAAGAATCATGCAGATAAAGCACTTAAGGAATCAGATTTCCTAATAGCAGGTGTTCAAAACGTTTTTTCTTTTTTAGAGGGCCAAGAAGACATCTATAAATCTTTGTTGGAAGAATATTCTGAAGTTAATAGGGCCTATGATGAGGTTAAAAAAAACCTTCAACAGTCTGTTACTGACACCTCAACAAATGATAAAATTGAGGAAAGCAAAGTTCCTAAAGAACCAGAATGCTTTTTAAATAATCTTGTTGAAGTCAAAAGGGATCGTTCTTATGAACTTTTTTACCTCCTAGACGAGGAAGACAAGCGCTTTTATAACGATACACTTGTTCAGATTATCTATAAGCAAAATAAACTACATGAAACTGTACATGAAGGAGACCCCCTAACAAAAACGCTACTTTGGAATAGTGAAGAAATAAAACATATTGCTTCTTCGCTTGTTCTTGTAAACGATATGCCTTTGAGATTGTTTTATCAACGCGCTTTAAGCCATTTGGATCTTGAATCTGTAGTCAAAGTTCATAACGCAGTAATGGCTCTATTTTTTTCAAGATATGAAGCTAATGCAGTATCTAGTAATCCTAAAAAGCATAACATATTATATTTTAACGACTTTCTCTTGTTTTTGCGAGCTGCATGGAAGGATTTAAATAACAACCCAGTCATTGATTCTCAGGAGAAAAAACAGACCCGACTTCTTGCTGCAGCTTTGAGTATGGGTGTTTTTAAGAGC is a window from the Chlamydia serpentis genome containing:
- a CDS encoding tRNA (guanosine(46)-N(7))-methyltransferase TrmB; its protein translation is MKPQDLSPPFLWKERHPCIQSGVFYVPKYYFEHASFSKAYYEDFFQNYTSIACELCSGNGDWIIAEAQKNPHMLWIAVEQRFDRVRKIWSKMMNHRVTNLRIVCGTAETFFQYYVPNQFLQRLVVNFPDPWPKSRHRKHRLFQPQFVQEIARTLEDSAVLTLVTDAKPYLLESIAALQAFLTSTIKTPHYIKITDNYGNSWFENLWRAKGQDIFYTEFTKKAGI
- a CDS encoding ribonucleotide-diphosphate reductase subunit beta, with product MEADILDGKNKRVEINKKALVNCNQVDVNQLVPIKYKWAWEHYLNGCANNWLPTEVPMARDIELWKSDELSEDERRVILLNLGFFSTAESLVGNNIVLAIFKHITNPEARQYLLRQAFEEAVHTHTFLYICESLGLDEREVFNAYNERASIKAKDDFQMRLTGDVLDSNFSVRSTDGLAQFIKNLVGYYIIMEGIFFYSGFVMILSFHRQNKMTGIGEQYQYILRDETIHLNFGIDLINGIKEENPGVWTNELQEEIVALIEEAVELEIEYAKDCLPRGILGLKSSMFIDYVRHIADRRLERIGLKPIYHARNPFPWMSETIDLNKEKNFFETRVTEYQTAGNLNW
- the rplT gene encoding 50S ribosomal protein L20; this translates as MVRATGSVASRRRRKRILKQAKGFWGDRKGHIRQSRSSVMRAMAFNYMHRKDRKGDFRSLWIARLNVASRIHGLSYSRLINGLKCANVSLNRKMLSEIAIHNPEGFAEIANQAKKALEAAV
- a CDS encoding ribonucleoside-diphosphate reductase subunit alpha, with protein sequence MFEVEEKHYTIVKRNGMFVPFNQDRIFQALEAAFRDTRNLENSSPLPKDLEESIEQITHKVVKEVLNKISEGQVVTVERIQDIVESQLYISGLQDVARDYIIYRDERKAKRGSSWSGISIIRRDGSSAKFNPMKISAALEKAFRATYQIIGMTPSATLSEINDLTFRIVEDILSLDIEQSVNLEVVQDIVEKQLMVAGYYDVAKNYILYREARARARAHKDQNEQENLLLEEEAYVVQKDNGTTYILRKSDLEKRFYWACKRFSKTTDSQLLADMAFTNLYSGIKEEEVTTACIMAARANIEREPDYAFIAAELLTSALYQETLGCNVDDPNLAEVHKKHFKEYILNGEKYRLNPQLKDYDLDALSEVLDLSRDQRFSYMGVQNLYDRYFNLYEGRRLETAQIFWMRVSMGLALNEGAQKNFWAITFYNLLSTFRYTPATPTLFNSGMCHSQLSSCYLSTVKDDLSHIYKVISDNALLSKWAGGIGNDWTNVRATGAVIKGTNGKSQGVIPFIKVANDTAIAVNQGGKRKGATCVYLENWHLDYEDFLELRKNTGDERRRTHDINTASWIPDLFFKRLEKKAMWTLFSPDDVPGLHEAYGLEFEKLYEEYERKAESGEIRLYKQIECEVLWRKMLSMLYETGHPWITFKDPSNIRSNQDHVGIVHCSNLCTEILLNCSESETAVCNLGSINLVEHIDNGQLDEEKLHETISIAIRILDNVIDLNFYPTSEAKQANLTHRALGLGIMGFQDVLYELNISYASQEAVEFSDECSEIIAYYAILSSSLLAKERGTYASYLGSKWDRGYLPLDTIELLKETRGDHNVLVDTSSKKDWSIVRETIQKYGMRNSQVMAIAPTATISNIIGVTQSIEPTYKHLFVKSNLSGEFTIPNTYLIKKLKDLGLWDAEMLDDLKYFDGSLLEIERIPNHLKKIFLTAFEIEPEWIIECASRRQKWIDMGISLNLYLAEPDGKKLSSMYLMAWKKGLKTTYYLRSQAATSVEKSFIDINKRGIQPRWMKNKSASTSIVVERTTTPVCSMEEGCESCQ
- the pheS gene encoding phenylalanine--tRNA ligase subunit alpha gives rise to the protein MKIEEELEVVKQQFHSELGQVASSKALADIKVRYLGKKGIFRCFSEKLKQYPDKARIGALINDCKTYIEGSLQEKSLAILTLEETELFSKEKIDVSLPGDFQYRGGRHILKRILDDIVDVFVRLGFSVREAPNIENEANNFTLLNFTENHPARQMHDTFYLDPKTVLRTHTSNVQARELKKQNPPIKVVAPGLCFRNEDISARSHMLFHQVEAFYIDHNVNFSDLTAILSAFYHSFFQRKVELRFRHSYFPFVEPGIEVDVSCECLDKGCALCKHTGWLEVAGAGMIHPQVLRNGDIDPEIYSGYAVGMGIERLVMLQHGISDIRLFSENDQRFLQQFI
- a CDS encoding class I SAM-dependent methyltransferase, with protein sequence MSTYHMLFTHNIIHIAHEIFKIKVSPGDTVIDATCGNGKDSLILAQLLQGQGKLVVYDIQKEALNSARVLFQQHLSKQEQAVIQMKEESHEYFTEKDVQLIHYNLGYLPRGNRAVTTLETTTKTSLECALKIVSLDGLITIICYPGHPEGEKETFAVEGVAKSLDPKQWLVSSFYIINRCRAPRLFIFQRQGTER
- the infC gene encoding translation initiation factor IF-3, with the translated sequence MALNFKINRQIRAPKVRLIGSAGEQLGILAIKDALDLAREAGLDLVEVASNSEPPVCKIMDYGKYRYDLTKKEKDSKKAQHQVRIKEVKLKPNIDENDFLTKLKQARTFVEKGNKVKITCMFRGRELAYPEHGFKIVQKMSQGLEDIGFVEAEPKLAGRSLICVVAPGAVKTKKKQEKSYAQDEK
- the murB gene encoding UDP-N-acetylmuramate dehydrogenase, which gives rise to MQESGFIHFPFPVRRSVWLNRYSTFRIGGPANYFKAVHTIDEAREVIRFLHSINYPFLILGKGSNCLFDDRGFDGFVLYNAIYGKKFLEDACIKAYSGLSFSALGKTTAYEGYSGLEFAAGIPGSVGGAIFMNAGTNEVNISSVVKNVETINSEGKLCSYSVEELELSYRSSRFHRQQEFILSATFQLSKKQASAYYAKQLLQQRLLTQPYTQPSAGCIFRNPEGISAGRLIDEAGLKGLVIGGAQISPMHGNFIVNTGKATSDEVKQLIEIIKSTLKTRGIDLEHEIRIIPYQPIAQSPVVEK
- the rpmI gene encoding 50S ribosomal protein L35; this translates as MPKMKSNKSVAARFKLTGSGQLKRTRPGKRHKLSKKSSQEKRNLSKQPLVDKGQVGMYKRMMLV
- the nusB gene encoding transcription antitermination factor NusB, whose protein sequence is MATLSPDKLSGSPISIPKEFPQQKMREIILQMLYALDMAPSTEESLVPLLMSQTAVSQKHVLLALNHTKKVLEKSSELDLIIENALNNKPFDSLDLMEKNVLRLTLFEYLYKQPINGGILIAEAIRLVKKFSYSEACPFIHAVLNDIFTKLPPNENS